The following are encoded together in the Brassica napus cultivar Da-Ae chromosome A9, Da-Ae, whole genome shotgun sequence genome:
- the LOC106349872 gene encoding glutathione S-transferase T3-like: protein MDPLYANSTGFVHSPGFVNLLSSQNTQTIDVESSQFPSFSSQSSVGPKPPERRKWTTKEDLVLISAWLNTSKDPIVGNEQKAGAFWKRIEDYVNASPQLIGCPPRESSQCKQRWGRVNDSVGKFVGSFEAALKNQASGQNENDVMKVAHEIYTNDHGALFILEHCWRELRFDQKWRSQHLSKDGAKDKGKESADKRKDKAEVVVDDDEVRPPGVKASKAAKRRKHGNEAAFDQINDILAVKNDISNKKILSRLLARPEDTLSDIEVSLKNKLMSEML, encoded by the coding sequence ATGGATCCTCTCTACGCTAACTCTACCGGGTTTGTCCACTCTCCCGGTTTTGTTAACCTCTTATCTTCACAGAACACTCAAACAATAGACGTAGAGTCTTCGCAGTTCCCTAGCTTTAGTAGTCAGAGCTCTGTAGGTCCTAAGCCACCGGAAAGGCGGAAGTGGACGACAAAAGAAGACTTGGTGCTGATcagtgcttggttgaacacCAGCAAGGATCCGATTGTCGGTAATGAGCAGAAGGCAGGGGCGTTTTGGAAGAGAATAGAGGACTACGTTAACGCCAGCCCTCAGCTGATTGGCTGTCCTCCTAGAGAGTCTAGTcagtgtaagcagaggtgggggAGAGTGAACGACTCAGTGGGGAAGTTTGTAGGATCCTTTGAGGCCGCTTTGAAGAACCAAGCCAGTGGCCAAAACGAGAATGATGTAATGAAGGTTGCGCATGAAATCTACACTAATGACCATGGGGCATTGTTCATTCTAGAACATTGTTGGAGGGAACTCAGGTTCGATCAAAAATGGAGATCACAGCACCTGTCCAAAGATGGAGCAAAGGACAAAGGCAAGGAATCTGCGGACAAGAGGAAGGATAAAGCGGAGGTGGTGGTCGACGATGATGAGGTGCGGCCTCCTGGTGTTAAGGCTAGCAAAGCAGCGAAACGGAGGAAGCACGGGAATGAAGCAGCTTTTGATCAAATAAACGACATCCTAGCTGTGAAAAATGACATTTCGAATAAGAAAATCCTTAGCCGTCTCCTAGCCAGACCAGAAGACACACTATCTGATATTGAAGTCTCTCTTAAGAACAAACTCATGTCTGAAATGCTTTAA
- the LOC106351382 gene encoding uncharacterized protein LOC106351382 isoform X2, giving the protein MDPAEERREMKRQKEHYMMLQCAADAQYGIPTRCLCGSRIINEVRGKEEYDSLPGKRFFTCKNYEDDGLHFRHPWVFGVQEEIESLTKRVKESEEVTLLVAKLNKQIETLAEQVHDLNVKVRVLQKVCFD; this is encoded by the exons ATGGACCCAGccgaagagagaagagagatgaaGAGGCAAAAGGAGCACTACATGATGCTTCAATGCGCGGCTGATGCGCAATACGGGATTCCGACGAGGTGTCTGTGTGGTTCGCGCATCATTAACGAGGTTCGTGGAAAGGAGGAGTACGACAGCCTTCCTGGGAAGCGTTTTTTCACGTGCAAGAACTACGAG GATGATGGGTTGCATTTTCGTCATCCTTGGGTGTTTGGTGTCCAGGAGGAGATCGAGAGTCTGACAAAACGTGTGAAGGAGTCCGAGGAGGTGACTCTTTTGGTGGCAAAACTCAATAAACAGATTGAAACACTGGCG GAACAGGTTCACGACCTCAATGTCAAAGTACGTGTCCTACAGAAGGTCTGCTTCGACTAA